A portion of the Tachyglossus aculeatus isolate mTacAcu1 chromosome 24, mTacAcu1.pri, whole genome shotgun sequence genome contains these proteins:
- the MIS18A gene encoding protein Mis18-alpha has product MAGAPSLRSLRGGGGEEDEENGEEAVGATALEEALALLEDSCHLLRGQGWEAHLRAKEEGGGGGGGGGGGGGGGGDGAAPELPMVFLCARCKRPVGDSLAWVASDEEGSGILLRCVSPNVSVDKEQKLSSRANEYGCLIETLFCVGCSLNLGSIFRCTPRHLDFKRDLFCLSVDAIESYILGSSEKPAVPETDGPLLTLQSRAVLEEALERAAVVLKEMGMRLSVVESKLASL; this is encoded by the exons ATGGCGGGAGCGCCGAGCCTCAGGTCGCTTCGtggcggcggcggggaggaggatgaggagaacggAGAGGAGGCGGTGGGGGCGACCGCGCTGGAGGAGGCGCTGGCCCTCCTGGAGGACAGCTGCCACCTGCTGAGGGGGCAAGGCTGGGAGGCCCACCTAAgggcgaaggaggagggaggcggcggaggcggcggaggcggaggcggcggaggcggcggcggggacgGGGCGGCCCCCGAGCTGCCCATGGTGTTCCTCTGCGCCCGCTGCAAGAGGCCCGTCGGCGACTCCCTCGCCTGGGTGGCCAGCGACGAGGAGGGCAGCGGCATCCTCCTACGCt GTGTCTCCCCAAATGTGTCTGTGGACAAGGAGCAAAAGCTCTCTAGTCGCGCAAACGAATATGGTTG CTTGATCGAGACTCTGTTCTGCGTCGGCTGCTCCCTGAACCTCGGCAGCATCTTCAGGTGCACGCCCCGACACCTCGACTTCAAGCGCGACTTATTCTGCCTGAGCGTCGATGCCATCGAGAG TTACATTCTGGGTTCCTCGGAGAAGCCAGCGGTGCCCGAGACAGACGGGCCTTTATTGACTCTGCAGAGCCGGGCTGTATTGGAAGAAGCTCTGGAACGG GCAGCCGTGGTCCTGAAGGAGATGGGGATGAGGCTGTCCGTGGTGGAGTCGAAACTTGCTTCTTTATAG